A stretch of the Bacillus sp. FJAT-18017 genome encodes the following:
- a CDS encoding IclR family transcriptional regulator, with product MEQNKSALDRALTILECISTYPSGISLSDIAKETGIPKTTAFRLIETLNERSYIELDEFSERYTIGVKTLEVGIKGLRNLDLVEVSIPYLREMSFNTGETSFLGVYNDGEIVYLYKSEGTKAIQTTAQLGTSRPAYCTGLGKAILADMPMEEVDRVLSKEMKKFTKNTITDRIEFYEELAKVRLTKIAVDDEEIEMGLTCFAVPIYNFTGNAIGAISVAGPTERIHKNKDHLLPVLKETGNQISRRLGFVPSMKSTKR from the coding sequence ATGGAACAAAACAAATCTGCCCTTGACCGGGCGTTAACAATACTGGAATGCATATCCACTTATCCTTCCGGCATTTCACTCTCCGACATTGCCAAAGAAACAGGCATTCCGAAAACAACCGCTTTCCGGCTTATAGAAACATTGAATGAAAGAAGTTACATCGAGCTTGATGAATTTTCTGAACGCTATACTATCGGCGTCAAGACGCTGGAGGTGGGCATAAAGGGATTGAGGAATCTTGATCTTGTAGAGGTGTCGATTCCCTATTTGCGGGAAATGTCCTTCAACACCGGAGAGACATCTTTTCTGGGAGTTTATAATGATGGGGAAATCGTGTACCTTTATAAATCCGAAGGCACAAAGGCCATTCAGACAACCGCCCAATTGGGGACAAGCCGCCCTGCCTACTGCACGGGGCTTGGGAAAGCGATACTCGCCGATATGCCAATGGAGGAAGTCGATCGGGTTTTAAGTAAGGAAATGAAGAAATTTACTAAGAATACGATCACAGACCGTATTGAATTTTATGAAGAATTGGCGAAGGTCCGTCTAACTAAAATTGCTGTAGATGATGAAGAGATTGAAATGGGACTAACCTGCTTTGCAGTCCCAATCTATAATTTTACCGGCAATGCCATAGGGGCAATCAGTGTGGCAGGACCAACAGAACGTATCCATAAAAACAAGGATCATCTCCTTCCCGTTCTTAAAGAAACTGGAAATCAAATATCAAGGAGACTTGGTTTTGTTCCATCCATGAAAAGCACAAAACGGTAA
- a CDS encoding C-terminal binding protein encodes MKNPIVRITDCDHESVDVEMKLLSEFSDDNTLLNCKTEEELIEQCKGVQGVINQYAPFTRRVLGQLKDLKVIVRYGVGVDNIDLEAASEFGIQICNVPDYGTNEVADHAISLMMALTRKVVAMNAQVKNGVWDYQKSIPIYRLQEQTVGIIGLGRIGSAFAKKAHGLGMKVIGCELPSQEKKVPEFLKLVSFQELLEKSDVISIHTPLNEQTRNLFAEEEFQNMKSNAYIINTARGGIINEHALDRALTEKWIAGAALDVLEKEPAEKNFPLLKHENFICTPHMGWYSEQAYKELKRKAAEEVINVLSGKEPRYPVNKIMSQMNY; translated from the coding sequence TTGAAAAACCCGATTGTGAGAATTACGGATTGCGATCATGAATCCGTAGATGTGGAAATGAAATTATTATCGGAGTTTTCGGATGATAATACTCTCTTAAACTGTAAAACTGAAGAAGAGTTAATAGAACAATGCAAAGGTGTTCAAGGGGTCATAAATCAATACGCCCCATTTACTAGGCGGGTGCTGGGCCAACTGAAAGATTTAAAGGTAATTGTCCGTTACGGTGTCGGGGTTGATAATATCGATTTAGAAGCTGCAAGCGAATTTGGAATCCAGATTTGCAATGTTCCTGACTATGGGACTAACGAGGTGGCTGATCATGCTATCTCATTAATGATGGCGCTTACACGCAAAGTGGTGGCCATGAATGCACAAGTGAAAAATGGGGTTTGGGATTATCAAAAGTCAATTCCCATCTATCGCCTCCAGGAACAGACAGTAGGGATTATTGGCTTGGGAAGGATTGGCTCTGCTTTTGCAAAAAAAGCACATGGTCTCGGGATGAAGGTCATTGGCTGTGAATTGCCAAGCCAGGAAAAGAAGGTGCCTGAGTTTTTAAAACTTGTTAGCTTTCAGGAGCTCCTTGAAAAGTCGGATGTTATTTCAATACATACCCCGTTAAATGAACAAACAAGGAATTTGTTTGCTGAAGAGGAATTCCAGAACATGAAATCCAATGCTTACATCATTAATACCGCACGCGGTGGCATTATCAATGAACATGCCTTGGATAGGGCCCTGACAGAAAAATGGATTGCCGGTGCCGCACTTGATGTGTTGGAGAAGGAGCCTGCTGAAAAGAATTTCCCGCTACTTAAACATGAAAACTTTATTTGCACGCCACACATGGGATGGTACTCCGAACAGGCTTACAAAGAGTTAAAACGGAAAGCTGCCGAGGAAGTCATAAATGTGTTAAGCGGAAAGGAACCAAGATATCCAGTTAATAAAATCATGTCACAAATGAACTACTAA
- a CDS encoding zinc-dependent alcohol dehydrogenase, which produces MKCIVYQGPNTIQVEERPVPVPGENEVLLKVSHAGICGTDLNIYVGAHVRAMAPLVIGHELSGTIAKGTEEFKEGTRVTVRPLISCGECASCQSGQSHVCQTLQLYGIDDEGGMAEYMKVSKDKVHVLPDHFPLKLGALIEPLAVGVHAVRRAAFEPGMNTVVFGGGTIGLCVASVLKLMNAGQVIVVEMNPFRKEMAEQLGMITIDPTMEDVEGRIRELTNNVGADQVYDCAAHPSVTPHLTKVAKVHGKIVIVGSYKKPPEFNLLDMMFKELEAVGTRVYTADDFNSSIELLGREYPFEKLITHVLPIDKVQEGFDVLLNGGDAIKVMYQFD; this is translated from the coding sequence ATGAAATGCATCGTTTATCAAGGACCTAATACCATTCAGGTAGAAGAAAGGCCGGTTCCGGTACCAGGGGAAAATGAGGTCTTATTGAAAGTAAGCCATGCAGGCATTTGCGGGACTGATTTAAATATTTATGTGGGGGCGCATGTAAGGGCAATGGCGCCACTAGTGATTGGACACGAACTCTCTGGAACCATTGCGAAAGGAACTGAAGAGTTTAAAGAAGGAACCCGTGTTACTGTCCGTCCGTTGATTTCCTGCGGTGAATGCGCTTCTTGTCAATCCGGCCAAAGCCACGTTTGCCAAACGTTGCAGCTGTACGGAATTGATGACGAGGGTGGCATGGCTGAGTACATGAAGGTTAGCAAAGACAAGGTCCATGTACTGCCAGATCATTTTCCATTAAAATTGGGTGCGTTGATTGAACCGCTTGCTGTAGGAGTTCATGCTGTGCGCAGGGCTGCTTTTGAACCGGGAATGAATACGGTCGTTTTCGGCGGCGGTACCATCGGTTTGTGTGTAGCCTCTGTATTGAAGTTGATGAACGCCGGCCAGGTCATTGTCGTTGAAATGAATCCATTCCGCAAAGAAATGGCCGAGCAGCTTGGGATGATTACGATTGACCCTACAATGGAGGATGTTGAGGGAAGAATACGGGAGCTCACCAATAACGTTGGAGCCGACCAGGTGTATGATTGCGCAGCCCATCCAAGCGTTACTCCGCACTTAACAAAGGTGGCCAAAGTCCATGGGAAAATTGTGATTGTCGGTTCCTACAAAAAACCTCCTGAGTTCAATCTTCTTGACATGATGTTCAAGGAACTTGAGGCGGTTGGAACCCGTGTCTACACAGCGGATGATTTTAACTCATCTATTGAGTTGCTGGGCAGGGAGTATCCTTTTGAAAAACTAATCACGCACGTTTTGCCTATAGATAAAGTCCAGGAAGGATTTGACGTTTTACTAAATGGCGGCGATGCGATTAAAGTGATGTATCAATTCGATTAG
- a CDS encoding sugar kinase codes for MVDIVTLGETMGLLMPPNMQGKFKNAEQVVKNIGGAESNFAIGVSRLGQKVAWLSKLGNDPIGEEILYRLNGEKVNTEHVIITDLAPTGLMLKEKTFKGDPKVFYFRHHSAASTFRKEELNEDIIKEAKILHLTGITPSLSDACRELVVHAIMIAKENGVKVSFDPNIRLKLWSEQQARETILPLLKYVDYFFPGISEGHLLLNDNSLSPEQVIEAFLNLGVGRVILKLGPEGCVTADKWNRFYCKGYKVEEVDSVGAGDGFCAGYVSGVLKGLHHEECALLANAVGAMAVSQPGDYDALPTWHEVQQFLGEVEILTR; via the coding sequence ATGGTTGACATCGTTACCCTGGGGGAGACAATGGGCCTTCTAATGCCTCCGAACATGCAAGGGAAATTCAAGAATGCTGAGCAGGTGGTAAAAAACATCGGCGGCGCGGAAAGTAATTTTGCCATTGGGGTATCCCGCCTTGGCCAGAAGGTGGCCTGGCTGAGCAAGCTTGGGAATGACCCAATAGGCGAAGAAATCCTTTACCGCTTAAACGGTGAAAAGGTGAATACGGAGCATGTAATTATCACTGACCTGGCTCCGACTGGACTGATGCTGAAAGAAAAAACGTTTAAGGGTGACCCAAAGGTATTTTATTTTCGGCACCATTCGGCGGCATCTACTTTTAGAAAAGAAGAGCTGAATGAAGACATCATTAAAGAGGCAAAAATCCTGCATCTTACAGGGATTACCCCTTCTTTGAGTGACGCGTGCAGGGAACTTGTCGTTCATGCGATCATGATTGCCAAGGAAAACGGGGTGAAGGTTAGCTTCGACCCGAATATCAGGCTGAAACTCTGGTCGGAACAGCAAGCAAGGGAGACGATCCTGCCGCTGCTAAAGTATGTGGATTACTTTTTTCCGGGCATTTCAGAAGGGCATTTGCTCTTGAATGACAACAGCTTGTCTCCGGAACAGGTCATTGAAGCATTCCTCAATCTTGGCGTTGGACGTGTCATTCTCAAGCTTGGACCAGAAGGCTGTGTGACAGCGGACAAATGGAACCGTTTTTATTGCAAGGGTTATAAGGTGGAAGAGGTGGATTCCGTCGGTGCCGGGGATGGATTTTGCGCCGGATATGTAAGCGGTGTGCTGAAGGGACTCCACCATGAAGAATGTGCCCTTCTTGCCAATGCAGTAGGAGCAATGGCTGTGTCGCAGCCAGGTGATTATGATGCACTCCCAACTTGGCATGAGGTTCAGCAATTTTTGGGAGAAGTGGAGATATTGACAAGGTAG
- a CDS encoding bifunctional 4-hydroxy-2-oxoglutarate aldolase/2-dehydro-3-deoxy-phosphogluconate aldolase has protein sequence MKKKLKIYQQIVDEKVIAVIRTNTYEDAKASIEAAVEGGIFIIEITFTTPEALRLIRETAEQFGDQVAVGAGTVLTPQQAALAISAGASFLVSPHVDPDIIKAGNVEQVMVIPGAVSIKDIVEALTYDCSVIKLFPANLSGLDAIKTLKGPLPQVEFIPTGGVNLENIEDWMAAGAIAVGIGGDLTKEAIHTRDFSKVTSYAEKVVNKIKSR, from the coding sequence TTGAAGAAGAAATTGAAAATCTATCAGCAGATCGTAGACGAAAAAGTAATCGCCGTGATAAGGACCAACACATATGAAGATGCAAAAGCTTCAATTGAAGCTGCAGTGGAAGGCGGCATTTTCATTATTGAAATTACATTTACAACACCGGAGGCATTAAGGCTGATCCGGGAAACAGCAGAGCAGTTTGGAGATCAGGTAGCCGTCGGGGCAGGTACAGTGTTAACGCCTCAGCAGGCAGCACTGGCAATTAGTGCCGGGGCAAGCTTTTTGGTAAGCCCGCATGTAGACCCAGACATTATTAAAGCAGGCAATGTTGAACAGGTTATGGTCATTCCGGGTGCTGTCTCCATTAAGGATATTGTCGAGGCACTTACCTATGACTGCAGTGTGATCAAATTGTTCCCTGCAAATCTAAGCGGCCTTGATGCAATAAAAACATTGAAAGGCCCGCTCCCGCAGGTGGAGTTTATCCCGACGGGGGGAGTCAACCTCGAAAATATTGAGGACTGGATGGCTGCGGGCGCGATTGCTGTTGGAATCGGTGGTGATTTAACGAAAGAAGCCATTCACACCAGGGATTTTTCCAAAGTAACGTCTTATGCTGAAAAAGTAGTTAATAAAATCAAGAGCCGCTAA
- the kduD gene encoding 2-dehydro-3-deoxy-D-gluconate 5-dehydrogenase KduD: protein MKSMFDLTGKTAVVTGGSQGLGKGMAIGLAKAGADIAIISRRENTETVAEIEGLGRRCKTFRFDLRNFGQYEQLVEDIKAEFSQIDILLNNAGMQRRHPSAEFPKEDWDFVMDINANAVFFLSQAVGKDMLKRGHGKIINLASLLSFQGGLTVPAYAASKGAVIQFTKSLSNEWARYGVNVNCIAPGYMETEMNNALINDEVRSRQILERIPAGRWGKPEDLAGAAVFLASKASDYINGETIVVDGGWMGR, encoded by the coding sequence ATGAAGAGTATGTTTGATTTAACAGGAAAAACAGCTGTTGTCACCGGTGGGAGCCAGGGGTTAGGGAAAGGCATGGCAATTGGCCTCGCCAAAGCAGGTGCAGACATTGCTATCATTAGCCGAAGGGAAAATACAGAAACGGTTGCGGAAATCGAGGGGTTAGGAAGACGTTGCAAAACGTTTCGTTTCGACCTAAGGAATTTTGGCCAGTATGAACAGCTGGTGGAAGATATAAAAGCTGAATTCAGCCAGATTGACATCCTCTTAAATAACGCCGGGATGCAGCGCAGGCATCCTTCCGCCGAGTTTCCTAAAGAGGATTGGGATTTCGTCATGGACATAAATGCAAACGCTGTCTTCTTCCTGTCTCAGGCTGTCGGCAAAGATATGCTGAAGCGCGGCCACGGTAAAATTATCAATCTAGCTTCCCTGTTATCCTTTCAAGGCGGATTAACAGTCCCCGCATATGCGGCAAGCAAGGGAGCGGTCATTCAATTTACAAAATCTCTTTCGAATGAATGGGCAAGGTATGGCGTGAATGTAAACTGCATCGCACCGGGATATATGGAAACAGAAATGAACAATGCGTTGATCAATGATGAAGTGCGCAGCCGCCAGATTCTTGAGCGTATTCCTGCAGGGCGCTGGGGCAAACCAGAGGACCTCGCCGGCGCAGCCGTATTCCTGGCTTCGAAAGCGTCTGACTATATAAATGGTGAAACAATTGTTGTAGACGGTGGCTGGATGGGCCGTTAA
- a CDS encoding mandelate racemase/muconate lactonizing enzyme family protein: protein MASSRKIVDVITEYYRIPLPEIMGDAKHGLHTHFEVPIVKVILEDGSEGVGYTYTGGFGGRAICSIVEHELRPFLIGKDASCVEKLWEDMNWKIHYVGRGGITTFAISAVDIALWDLRAKKAGEPLYKLLGGASNSTKCYAGAIDLNYPMEKLLNNTQRYLDKGFKAVKIKLGQETLQEDFDRVAAVRELIGPDIVFAVDANMKWTVETAVKAAKKLNEYNILWLEEPTIPEDYDGYRRIAEEGGIAVAGGENLHTIYEFQNMIARGKIDFPQPDASNIGGITGWLKVAQLAFAYNLPVCTHGMQELHVSLMAAMPHAAYMEVHSFPIDEYTTRPLVLDKETGKAIAPETPGTGVEFDWDKLAPFKSAF, encoded by the coding sequence GTGGCAAGTTCAAGAAAAATTGTTGATGTTATTACTGAGTATTACCGTATACCATTACCAGAGATTATGGGTGACGCCAAGCATGGACTACATACTCACTTTGAGGTACCAATCGTTAAAGTAATTTTGGAAGATGGATCCGAAGGGGTTGGCTACACATATACAGGCGGCTTTGGCGGGCGCGCAATATGCAGCATTGTTGAACATGAGCTAAGACCATTCTTGATTGGCAAAGACGCCAGCTGTGTTGAGAAGTTATGGGAAGATATGAATTGGAAAATCCATTATGTTGGAAGGGGCGGCATTACCACATTTGCCATCTCGGCTGTCGATATTGCCCTTTGGGACCTTCGGGCAAAAAAAGCAGGCGAACCGTTGTACAAATTGCTGGGCGGTGCCAGCAACAGTACTAAATGTTATGCCGGAGCCATCGACTTGAACTACCCGATGGAAAAGCTGCTTAATAACACACAAAGGTACTTGGATAAAGGGTTCAAAGCCGTAAAAATCAAGCTTGGCCAGGAAACCTTGCAGGAGGATTTCGACCGTGTCGCCGCCGTTCGTGAATTGATTGGTCCGGACATCGTTTTCGCTGTTGATGCCAATATGAAATGGACTGTTGAAACAGCTGTTAAAGCTGCAAAAAAATTAAACGAATATAACATCCTTTGGCTGGAAGAGCCAACAATTCCTGAGGATTATGATGGCTATCGCCGTATCGCAGAAGAAGGCGGCATTGCGGTTGCAGGCGGAGAAAATCTCCATACCATTTACGAATTCCAAAATATGATTGCCCGTGGGAAAATCGATTTTCCGCAGCCGGACGCTTCCAATATCGGGGGTATAACTGGATGGTTAAAGGTAGCGCAGCTTGCTTTCGCTTATAACCTACCAGTTTGTACACATGGGATGCAGGAACTGCATGTCAGCCTGATGGCAGCGATGCCTCATGCTGCGTACATGGAAGTCCACAGTTTCCCGATTGACGAATATACAACTCGTCCGCTTGTCCTGGACAAGGAAACAGGAAAAGCCATTGCTCCGGAAACGCCGGGCACCGGTGTCGAGTTCGATTGGGACAAACTGGCTCCATTTAAATCAGCTTTTTAA
- a CDS encoding MFS transporter, with protein sequence MYTNFRYVVLVFLFIASLINYIDRAALSVLAPMVSEDLNLDPASLGIIFSSFAIGYAIFCFVGGYFADKFGPRKVFATAMGVWSLFAALTAFAFSFLSLFIIRIIFGAAEGPNGSVTNKTVSVWFPEKERARAVAISFAGNPLGGAIAAPIITAIALAAGWKVAFIILGLIGFVWVAAWLLIVKENPGQLKNITKEELNQLKSGVEAQPGNVATEADNKKLGFYLRQPTILFTAFAFFSYSYILFFFMTWFPSYLMTERGLDMKSMSIANTLPWIVGAIGLALGGFISDYIFKKTKKLLFSRKIVIVIGLLISAVCVGMTGLAASLSSALTLMSIGIFFMYITTSCYWAIIQDSVKGTNVGGVSGFVHFLANTAGIIAPTITGFVVQATGHYTGAFFLAGGLAILASILVSIFVKPMSEKLSTNKNIA encoded by the coding sequence ATGTATACTAATTTTCGATACGTAGTCCTTGTATTTCTCTTTATTGCCTCACTTATTAATTACATTGACCGTGCTGCCTTGTCGGTGCTTGCCCCAATGGTTTCAGAGGATTTAAACCTCGATCCTGCTTCCTTGGGTATCATTTTTAGTAGTTTTGCGATTGGATACGCGATTTTCTGTTTTGTCGGCGGATACTTCGCAGATAAATTTGGCCCGAGAAAAGTGTTCGCGACCGCAATGGGCGTCTGGTCATTATTCGCTGCTCTGACAGCATTCGCATTTAGCTTTCTTTCCTTATTTATCATCCGGATCATTTTCGGTGCCGCTGAAGGTCCAAACGGCTCTGTAACCAATAAAACAGTCAGCGTCTGGTTCCCGGAAAAAGAACGCGCGCGGGCGGTTGCAATCTCTTTTGCAGGAAACCCACTTGGCGGTGCTATTGCTGCTCCTATTATTACGGCGATTGCTCTGGCTGCCGGCTGGAAAGTTGCCTTCATCATTCTCGGACTAATAGGATTTGTCTGGGTTGCCGCATGGCTGCTTATAGTAAAAGAAAACCCAGGCCAGCTAAAGAACATCACAAAGGAAGAACTCAATCAGCTTAAATCCGGTGTAGAGGCACAACCCGGCAACGTTGCCACTGAAGCGGATAACAAAAAACTTGGTTTCTACCTTCGCCAGCCGACCATTTTGTTTACAGCGTTTGCGTTCTTTTCTTACAGTTACATCCTGTTCTTCTTCATGACATGGTTCCCGAGCTATCTCATGACTGAACGCGGCTTGGACATGAAATCAATGAGTATCGCCAATACATTGCCATGGATAGTCGGCGCAATCGGACTGGCTCTTGGAGGATTCATTTCCGACTACATATTCAAGAAAACCAAAAAGCTGCTGTTTTCCCGGAAGATCGTCATTGTCATCGGATTGCTTATTTCAGCCGTGTGTGTGGGTATGACTGGTTTGGCCGCATCTTTAAGTTCAGCTCTCACCCTTATGTCAATTGGAATCTTTTTTATGTATATTACAACATCTTGTTATTGGGCCATTATCCAGGATAGCGTAAAAGGCACAAACGTTGGAGGAGTTAGCGGTTTCGTCCATTTCCTTGCTAATACAGCGGGGATCATAGCCCCAACCATTACTGGCTTTGTCGTCCAGGCAACAGGGCACTATACAGGCGCATTCTTCCTCGCCGGCGGCCTTGCGATTTTGGCAAGCATACTTGTATCTATCTTTGTTAAGCCAATGAGTGAAAAACTTAGCACCAATAAAAATATAGCTTAA
- a CDS encoding helix-hairpin-helix domain-containing protein yields MAVETDIIDICRRHKSVDFYIGDDIPPKKLANAMIKLPIPDSDRVLALVDCSTFGSGKRAIAIGMQGFYWHTTGTHRITWQKFLGMGPMTPKIGEIVFKTGFSCVLGTSSMKSHALMALLEDIRYYFRESGLEVDRPISNDVPAGSIDLEDIRRICEDYSGPSYYVAELIPAKKLEAARENYSIPDSDEVFALVDATVFGSAKLGLAICSGGLYWDNDWTIVSHKNSVSWNEFRTATIQIKGKWELEIGEGCVFGMSGSQMKNEELCSLLLEIQSFLALEPGAETTPQETAAEEWHLAANGQRFGPYDRSTVELLAETGQIHVAETLVWKKGRKDWSPLLDEEIFAKLAVSSTSSPPPLPVRENRDVETLFEEPQESVFSIDINKATLDELICLPGMTLNSAKMIIQERERRGSIRSLEELGVLLSLKPHVVEKLRPLVSFSSLPIEVKAGRIIDF; encoded by the coding sequence ATGGCGGTGGAAACAGACATCATTGATATATGCAGACGGCACAAAAGCGTCGATTTTTACATAGGCGATGACATTCCCCCTAAAAAATTGGCGAACGCGATGATTAAACTTCCGATACCTGACTCGGATAGGGTGCTGGCATTGGTTGATTGCAGCACATTTGGCAGCGGTAAAAGGGCTATTGCTATTGGTATGCAAGGATTTTACTGGCATACAACAGGAACACACCGGATAACCTGGCAGAAGTTCCTTGGGATGGGGCCAATGACTCCGAAAATTGGAGAAATTGTTTTCAAAACCGGTTTCTCTTGCGTCCTGGGCACTAGTTCGATGAAATCCCATGCGCTGATGGCCCTGCTCGAGGATATTCGTTATTACTTTAGGGAGAGTGGATTGGAAGTTGACCGTCCTATTTCAAATGATGTACCTGCGGGTTCGATTGATTTGGAAGACATCCGAAGGATTTGTGAGGACTATTCGGGCCCTTCTTATTATGTTGCTGAATTGATACCAGCCAAAAAGCTGGAGGCAGCAAGGGAGAATTACTCCATCCCTGATAGTGATGAAGTGTTTGCGCTTGTCGATGCGACTGTTTTCGGCAGTGCCAAACTCGGACTTGCGATCTGTAGCGGAGGCCTGTATTGGGATAATGATTGGACAATTGTCAGTCATAAGAACTCGGTATCCTGGAATGAATTCCGTACCGCCACCATCCAGATAAAAGGCAAATGGGAACTCGAAATTGGCGAAGGCTGCGTATTCGGGATGTCCGGGTCCCAAATGAAAAACGAAGAACTGTGCAGCCTGCTGTTGGAAATACAATCATTTCTTGCCTTAGAGCCTGGTGCAGAGACGACGCCCCAAGAAACAGCCGCAGAGGAATGGCATTTAGCGGCCAACGGACAGCGGTTTGGACCTTATGATAGAAGCACAGTGGAATTGCTTGCAGAAACAGGGCAGATTCATGTTGCTGAGACTCTTGTTTGGAAGAAGGGCAGGAAAGACTGGAGCCCTTTGCTGGATGAAGAAATTTTTGCTAAATTGGCTGTATCCTCCACCTCTTCACCTCCGCCACTGCCTGTCAGAGAAAATAGGGACGTCGAAACCTTGTTTGAAGAGCCGCAAGAAAGTGTTTTTTCAATTGATATTAATAAGGCGACACTTGATGAATTGATTTGCCTGCCAGGGATGACGCTAAACAGCGCTAAGATGATTATTCAGGAACGGGAACGGCGAGGAAGTATTCGTTCTTTAGAAGAGTTGGGAGTGCTACTTTCCCTTAAGCCACACGTAGTCGAGAAACTGAGGCCGCTCGTCTCATTTTCATCCCTTCCTATTGAAGTCAAAGCAGGAAGAATTATAGATTTCTAA
- a CDS encoding ComEA family DNA-binding protein, translating into MTSTKNSTLWGILNSWWILLTFTFLFTSFAYFFIGINVNHRKWTAWGAIYGILLILPFLSFEVFNRGQWQSDILLMLGLFVWIFSIVHAFRIRKEYLLRLEVLQSIKQDKEQRLRGQIESEYGVKRKQSQGKQVPRIVTQQETRLTTRSTQVQKNRHLSTSEQQQTPGYEKTTEMNITPNGNLQDVTLVGQVKEQGRIAPKSAVDVQSSLEPPQIQSAETLLDLNTATEEELAQLPGVGFILAKRALSERTKKGGFRSFDEFTELLNIKPHNIEKIRLLATVKAPESAAPQTAGRMVDF; encoded by the coding sequence ATGACGTCAACGAAGAATAGCACATTATGGGGTATCCTGAACTCTTGGTGGATTCTTTTAACTTTTACTTTTCTATTCACTTCGTTTGCCTATTTCTTTATTGGCATAAACGTAAACCACAGAAAGTGGACTGCTTGGGGGGCCATTTATGGAATCCTGTTAATTTTACCCTTTCTTTCATTTGAAGTATTCAATAGGGGCCAGTGGCAATCTGATATTCTCCTAATGCTCGGACTGTTTGTCTGGATTTTTTCCATTGTTCATGCATTTCGAATTCGAAAGGAATACCTTCTTCGGCTTGAAGTGCTACAGTCAATCAAACAGGATAAGGAACAAAGGCTGCGCGGCCAAATTGAGTCTGAATATGGAGTAAAGCGGAAACAGTCACAAGGAAAGCAAGTACCGCGCATCGTGACTCAACAAGAAACACGTCTAACAACGCGGTCCACCCAGGTACAGAAGAACCGTCATCTATCCACTTCAGAGCAGCAACAGACCCCGGGTTATGAAAAAACAACGGAGATGAATATAACTCCTAATGGCAATTTGCAAGACGTCACGCTAGTAGGGCAGGTTAAAGAACAAGGTAGAATTGCACCTAAATCGGCAGTGGACGTCCAAAGCTCACTTGAACCGCCACAGATTCAATCGGCGGAAACCCTTCTTGACTTGAATACAGCGACTGAAGAGGAACTCGCACAGCTGCCGGGTGTTGGGTTTATTTTGGCAAAACGGGCACTATCGGAACGTACGAAGAAAGGCGGCTTCCGTTCATTTGATGAATTTACCGAATTGCTTAACATTAAGCCGCATAACATTGAAAAAATCAGGCTGCTTGCCACCGTGAAGGCTCCGGAATCCGCTGCCCCGCAAACGGCCGGGCGGATGGTTGATTTTTAA
- a CDS encoding ABC transporter permease → MTHRRYPYIILAPGLILLILFLVLPLISIIFPTFFDGGFTFANYTSFFMDDYNMGIFWRTIKISLVVTLICVALGVPTAYYISQSPKKWRGLLMSLTLFPLLTNSVVRSFAWITILGQDGVANNLLMSAGLISKPLTLLYTEFAIVIGSVYLFLPLMVITLVGILENIETELMEAAETLGANRFLAFIKVILPLSVPGIIVGSILVFTGTMTAYTTPQLLGGNRNIMLATFLYQSATALGNWQGASVIALIMIVATLIVMKVLNVIARRMDKRGEVSA, encoded by the coding sequence ATGACACACAGAAGATACCCTTATATCATCTTGGCTCCAGGTTTGATTCTTTTAATTTTGTTCTTGGTATTGCCGCTGATATCCATCATTTTTCCAACATTCTTTGATGGAGGCTTTACCTTCGCCAATTATACTTCATTCTTCATGGATGATTACAATATGGGCATTTTTTGGCGGACGATAAAAATTTCGCTGGTTGTAACGTTGATTTGCGTAGCTTTAGGGGTTCCGACGGCTTACTATATTTCCCAGAGTCCGAAGAAGTGGCGCGGCCTGTTGATGTCTTTAACATTATTTCCTCTACTGACCAATTCAGTTGTGCGAAGTTTCGCATGGATTACCATTTTAGGACAAGATGGTGTTGCGAATAATCTCTTAATGAGCGCAGGCTTGATTTCCAAACCGCTTACCTTGCTTTATACGGAATTTGCGATTGTGATTGGGTCCGTGTATCTATTCTTACCTTTAATGGTCATTACCTTAGTAGGGATTTTAGAGAATATTGAGACTGAATTGATGGAAGCGGCAGAAACCTTAGGTGCCAACCGCTTTCTTGCTTTTATCAAGGTCATATTGCCATTAAGTGTACCAGGGATCATTGTTGGCAGTATATTGGTTTTCACAGGAACAATGACAGCCTACACAACCCCGCAATTATTGGGTGGAAACCGAAATATCATGCTTGCGACCTTCTTGTATCAGAGTGCAACTGCACTAGGCAACTGGCAAGGTGCAAGTGTCATTGCCTTGATCATGATTGTGGCAACTTTAATCGTGATGAAGGTACTTAACGTTATTGCCAGACGCATGGATAAGAGAGGTGAGGTAAGTGCGTAA